Within Flavobacterium pisciphilum, the genomic segment TTGTCAAGGACTTTATTGTTTTTAAAATCATATATAAAAAAACGATTTTTACCAGATGTAATACTCATGTCTAAAAAAAAGGCAACCTCAGTATTGTATTTAGAAGACTTGTTTATAAAGTTTTTAACCTCATTTACTTGGTTTATTAGTCTTTCTTTAGAATAATAAATTGGCTTTGAGTTTATAGACGGTTGAGTTTTGTCTTCTTTATGGATGCATGCAAAGCTGACACAAAAGGCTCCTATAAAGATTAAAAAGAAGATGTTTTTTTTCATGTTTTTAAATAGTTGATTTTTTACTGTAATATTTATTTTTCAACAGTGTATCCTTTAATTTTTGCAAAAGCTATTATCGATGTGTTTATGGTGTTTCCTAAGTCATCTTGTTTTTTTGTCTTTTTTGCTTCGGCATCAATATACTGTTGACGTTTCTTTGCTAGCTCACCAATCTCTTTCTGAATTGTTTCTCTTTCTTTGGTTTTTTGTGCAACAATTACTTTTAGTTCGGCAGTCGATTTGTTTTGAAATTCTTTAGGTAATTCTTCTTTTTTGATTTTCGAAATAGCAGTTGCATCGTCTTTTACTTTATCGACTAAATCCCAGCTTTCATTTTTATAAGCTGCTTTTGATTTACTTACAGCACGCTCGGCATAATTTGATGCAGAAACTCCTTGAGCATTTTTGTCTTGCATTTCTTGATTCATTTTTTTCTCAGAACCCATTGAGCCATAACCAATGTAGGTTTTGTTTATTTTTACATTACATTTCGTAATTTCATCATCATAAGGAGTTGCTATATATCTCACGGTTTGGTTGGAATCGATATTGAAATATTTTCCTTTTCCATAATCAGCACCATCTTTCCATAATGTGTTAATACCTTCGGTTTTGTCTCCACAAAAAATGGTATTTACATAAATATCATTCTTTAAGGCATTACTAATAGCCTCTTTATAATTAATTCCCCCTTGATTAAATTCTTCGTTTCCTGCAATATAAATTAGCTTCATATTGTTGTTTTCTTTTGCCCATTTTAATTGTTTGGTTGCATCTTGTATTACAGCACCACAATATTCGTTACCGCCATTAGTGCTTAGAGAAAAAAGCTTTTCCGAAATTAAATCTAAGTCAGTCGAAAGAGGTGCAATTTGACGGATGTAGTTAGATTGTTTAGATAATCCGTCATTGCCATATTCGTATAAAGCAATTTCAATATCTGGTGTTTTTCCATCATATTTTAAGGTTGTTAATGTATTTACAATATTCCAAAGCCTTGATTTTGCTTGATCGATTAATCCATCCATACTACTAGAAGTATCTAATAATAATGCAACCTGTATTTTGGTTTTTTCTGCTGTTACAGTTTTTTCAATTTTAGTATTCTTTTTTGGGGTTACATTAGTATAGTTGCTATTTGCAAAAGAAAATGTTGTTGCTAAAAGCGCTGAGAAAAGAATAGATGTTT encodes:
- a CDS encoding vWA domain-containing protein, which codes for MKTSILFSALLATTFSFANSNYTNVTPKKNTKIEKTVTAEKTKIQVALLLDTSSSMDGLIDQAKSRLWNIVNTLTTLKYDGKTPDIEIALYEYGNDGLSKQSNYIRQIAPLSTDLDLISEKLFSLSTNGGNEYCGAVIQDATKQLKWAKENNNMKLIYIAGNEEFNQGGINYKEAISNALKNDIYVNTIFCGDKTEGINTLWKDGADYGKGKYFNIDSNQTVRYIATPYDDEITKCNVKINKTYIGYGSMGSEKKMNQEMQDKNAQGVSASNYAERAVSKSKAAYKNESWDLVDKVKDDATAISKIKKEELPKEFQNKSTAELKVIVAQKTKERETIQKEIGELAKKRQQYIDAEAKKTKKQDDLGNTINTSIIAFAKIKGYTVEK